A region of Massilia sp. KIM DNA encodes the following proteins:
- the cls gene encoding cardiolipin synthase, translating to MNTTRFSAWFAFLAFVCVVASCKTLPDAEKLPEQPAKATPTVATPRGMLEPKQAAALLKKRWANASPDLKQLAVLEEQATGVPLIAGNKVELLFDGPATIRAMMEAARTATTSINLETYIFDMDPIGLQFADLLIEKRRQGVVVNIIADGVGTLGTPAEFWERLRAGGINVLIFNPVNPAKRPGKWQLNNRDHRKILVVDGKVAFTGGINISKTYANSSLFRSRMKASTADANKVGWRDTHIRIEGPAVAALQYAFIDNWVRQEAGELPQVDYFPRLAPAGDKVVRVLATTPDRDSEIYKALLLAINEAKKSVHITAAYFVPDQQTVDALIAAAKRGVDVKLVLPGVSDHDFIKYAGQAFYDQLLTGGVRIYQLQVAVLHAKTAVIDGMWSTIGSANIDRRSFIHNYEVNVVVLDPAFGRDMEAAFNEDLRDSKEVTLEQWRDRPWSDRLREMLSRLTEYWI from the coding sequence ATGAACACCACCCGCTTCTCCGCCTGGTTCGCCTTCCTCGCCTTCGTCTGCGTCGTCGCCTCCTGCAAGACCCTGCCCGACGCCGAGAAGCTCCCGGAACAGCCCGCCAAAGCCACCCCGACCGTCGCCACGCCGCGCGGCATGCTCGAACCCAAGCAGGCGGCGGCCCTGCTCAAGAAGCGCTGGGCCAACGCCTCGCCCGACCTCAAGCAACTGGCGGTGCTGGAGGAGCAAGCGACCGGCGTGCCCCTCATCGCCGGCAACAAGGTCGAGCTGCTGTTCGACGGTCCGGCCACCATCCGCGCCATGATGGAGGCGGCGCGCACGGCCACCACCTCGATCAACCTCGAGACCTATATCTTCGACATGGACCCGATCGGGCTGCAGTTCGCCGACCTGCTGATCGAGAAGCGGCGCCAGGGCGTGGTGGTGAACATCATCGCCGACGGCGTCGGCACCCTGGGCACGCCGGCCGAGTTCTGGGAGCGCCTGCGCGCCGGCGGCATCAACGTCCTGATCTTCAATCCGGTGAACCCGGCCAAGCGGCCCGGCAAGTGGCAGTTGAACAACCGCGACCACCGCAAGATCCTGGTGGTGGACGGCAAGGTAGCCTTCACCGGCGGCATCAACATCAGCAAGACCTACGCCAACAGCTCGCTGTTCCGCTCGCGCATGAAGGCCAGCACGGCCGACGCCAACAAGGTGGGCTGGCGCGACACCCACATTCGCATCGAAGGCCCGGCGGTCGCGGCCCTGCAATACGCCTTCATCGACAACTGGGTGCGCCAGGAGGCGGGCGAACTACCCCAGGTCGACTACTTCCCGCGCCTGGCCCCGGCGGGCGACAAGGTGGTGCGGGTGCTGGCCACCACGCCCGACCGCGATTCCGAGATCTACAAGGCGCTGCTGCTCGCGATCAACGAGGCGAAAAAGTCGGTGCACATCACCGCGGCCTATTTCGTGCCCGACCAGCAGACCGTAGACGCCCTCATCGCTGCCGCGAAACGCGGGGTGGACGTCAAGCTGGTGCTGCCGGGGGTCTCGGACCACGACTTCATCAAGTATGCCGGCCAGGCCTTCTACGACCAGTTGCTGACGGGCGGGGTGCGCATCTACCAGCTCCAGGTGGCGGTGCTGCACGCCAAGACCGCGGTGATCGACGGCATGTGGTCGACCATCGGCTCGGCCAACATCGATCGCCGCAGCTTCATCCACAACTACGAGGTGAACGTGGTGGTGCTCGACCCCGCCTTCGGGCGCGACATGGAGGCGGCCTTCAACGAAGACCTGCGCGACTCCAAGGAAGTGACGCTCGAACAATGGCGCGACCGTCCCTGGAGCGACCGCCTGCGCGAAATGCTGTCGCGGCTCACTGAATATTGGATTTGA
- a CDS encoding metallophosphoesterase, producing MRTLVHLSDLHFGRVDPALLAPLRELVERVAPDVLVVSGDLTQRARPEQFEEARAFLDSLPGPQIIVPGNHDISLYDVFRRFVLPLQRYKRYISKDLEPVYIDEEIAVIGVNTARSLTIKDGKVSRRQIDGIRARLAGLPKELTRIIVTHHPFDLPEHFEERDLVNRAPLAMQVFAETGVDILMAGHMHHSHAGSTAERYQISEYAALVIQAGTATSTRGRGETNSFNVLRVEQQMVEIDRYSWDTVRTGFHIVNTEKFMRTGSVWTPHIDGMLAAGL from the coding sequence ATGCGTACGCTCGTCCACCTGTCCGACCTGCACTTCGGCCGCGTCGATCCCGCCTTGCTGGCCCCCTTGCGCGAACTGGTGGAGCGCGTCGCCCCCGACGTGCTGGTGGTCTCGGGCGACCTGACCCAACGCGCCAGGCCGGAACAGTTCGAGGAGGCGCGCGCCTTCCTCGACAGCCTGCCCGGACCCCAGATCATCGTGCCGGGCAACCACGACATTTCCCTGTACGACGTGTTCCGCCGTTTCGTGCTGCCCCTGCAGCGCTACAAGCGCTACATCAGCAAGGACCTGGAACCGGTCTACATCGACGAGGAGATCGCCGTGATCGGCGTGAACACGGCGCGTTCGCTGACCATCAAGGACGGCAAGGTGAGCCGCCGCCAGATCGACGGCATCCGCGCGCGCCTGGCCGGCTTGCCGAAGGAACTGACCCGCATCATCGTCACGCACCATCCCTTCGACCTGCCCGAGCATTTCGAGGAACGCGACCTGGTCAACCGGGCGCCGCTGGCGATGCAGGTGTTCGCCGAGACCGGCGTCGACATCCTGATGGCCGGCCACATGCACCACAGCCATGCCGGCAGCACGGCCGAGCGCTACCAGATCAGCGAGTACGCGGCCCTGGTGATCCAGGCCGGCACCGCGACCTCGACCCGCGGGCGCGGCGAAACGAACTCTTTCAACGTGCTACGGGTCGAACAGCAGATGGTCGAGATCGACCGCTACAGCTGGGACACCGTGCGCACGGGCTTTCACATCGTAAATACCGAGAAGTTCATGCGCACCGGCAGTGTTTGGACGCCGCACATCGACGGCATGCTCGCTGCCGGCCTTTAA
- a CDS encoding phosphatase PAP2 family protein has translation MLNTHHSRLHRFAAARFSPEGEFGLHLTVGVFMLLAAMAVFGRLAGAVVAGAPITQTDLEVANWLHQHARQGGLLRDFLLLVTHIHSTPGMLTLTAIAGIWLYKRGHRYWILALLASVPGGMLLNVGLKHTFERARPHFEEPILTLSTYSFPSGHAMASTVFYGLLACYAARYARGWWGRVLPFVLAGAMIFTVAFSRMYLGAHYLSDVLAAFAEGCGWLAICIPAAATLNRRRAARQRREEGSAPPQEISKEP, from the coding sequence ATGCTCAACACACACCATTCCCGCCTGCACCGCTTCGCCGCGGCACGCTTCTCGCCCGAGGGCGAGTTCGGTCTCCACCTCACCGTCGGGGTGTTCATGCTGCTGGCCGCCATGGCCGTGTTCGGTCGCCTGGCCGGCGCGGTGGTCGCCGGCGCGCCGATCACCCAGACCGACCTGGAAGTGGCCAACTGGCTGCACCAGCACGCCCGCCAGGGCGGCCTGTTGCGCGACTTCCTGCTGCTCGTCACCCACATCCACAGCACGCCCGGCATGCTGACACTCACGGCCATCGCCGGCATCTGGCTGTATAAACGGGGACACCGCTACTGGATCCTGGCGCTGCTGGCCTCGGTGCCGGGCGGGATGCTGCTCAACGTCGGCCTCAAGCACACCTTCGAGCGCGCCCGCCCGCATTTCGAGGAACCCATCCTGACCTTGAGCACCTACAGCTTCCCCAGCGGCCACGCGATGGCCTCGACGGTCTTCTACGGCCTGCTGGCCTGCTACGCGGCGCGCTATGCGCGAGGCTGGTGGGGCAGAGTGCTGCCCTTCGTGCTGGCGGGCGCGATGATCTTCACGGTGGCCTTCTCGCGCATGTACCTGGGCGCCCACTACCTGTCCGACGTGCTGGCCGCCTTCGCCGAGGGTTGCGGCTGGCTGGCGATCTGCATTCCGGCCGCCGCCACCCTGAACCGCCGCCGCGCCGCGCGCCAGCGCCGCGAGGAAGGCAGCGCCCCACCGCAAGAAATCTCCAAGGAGCCTTGA
- a CDS encoding sulfate ABC transporter substrate-binding protein, which yields MFRKTIFTSLAALTLLVQSAAFAADVTLLNVSYDPTRELYHDFDAAFAKHWKAKTGDNVTVKQSHGGSGKQARAVIDGLPADVVTLALAYDIDAISERGLVAPGWEKRLQYRSSPYTSTIVFLVRKGNPKQIRDWADLIKPGVSVITPNPKTSGGARWNHLAAYGYALRQPGGSPASARDYLAKLYKNVPVLDSGARGATTTFVERGIGDVLLAWENEALLALRELGPDKFEIVAPSISILAEPPVTVVDKNVDKKGTRKVAQAYLEYLYSDEGQEIIAKNYYRPAVDRFAKKYASQFPNIKLFQISELGGWTQAQKAHFADGGLFDQIYQPGK from the coding sequence ATGTTTCGCAAAACCATTTTCACCTCGCTGGCAGCGCTGACGCTGCTGGTCCAGTCCGCGGCCTTCGCGGCCGACGTCACCCTGCTGAACGTGTCCTACGATCCGACGCGTGAGCTGTACCACGACTTCGACGCCGCTTTCGCCAAGCACTGGAAGGCGAAGACCGGCGACAACGTGACGGTGAAGCAGTCGCACGGCGGCTCGGGCAAGCAGGCGCGCGCGGTGATCGACGGCCTGCCGGCCGACGTTGTGACCCTGGCGCTGGCCTATGACATCGATGCTATCAGCGAACGTGGGTTGGTCGCGCCCGGTTGGGAAAAGCGCCTGCAGTACCGCAGCTCGCCCTACACCTCGACCATTGTGTTCCTGGTGCGCAAGGGCAATCCGAAACAGATCCGCGACTGGGCCGACCTGATCAAGCCGGGCGTGTCGGTGATCACGCCGAACCCCAAGACTTCGGGCGGCGCGCGCTGGAACCACCTGGCGGCCTATGGCTACGCGCTGCGCCAGCCGGGCGGCTCGCCGGCCAGCGCACGCGACTACCTGGCCAAGCTGTACAAGAACGTCCCGGTGCTCGATTCCGGCGCCCGCGGCGCCACCACCACCTTCGTCGAGCGCGGCATCGGCGACGTGCTGCTGGCCTGGGAGAATGAAGCCCTGCTGGCGCTGCGCGAGCTGGGTCCGGATAAGTTCGAGATCGTGGCGCCCTCGATTTCCATCCTGGCCGAGCCGCCGGTGACGGTGGTCGACAAGAACGTCGACAAGAAAGGCACCCGCAAGGTGGCCCAGGCTTACCTGGAATACCTGTACAGCGACGAAGGCCAGGAGATCATCGCCAAGAACTACTACCGTCCGGCGGTGGACCGCTTCGCGAAGAAGTACGCGAGCCAGTTCCCCAACATCAAGCTGTTCCAGATCAGCGAGCTGGGCGGCTGGACCCAGGCGCAGAAGGCGCACTTCGCGGATGGTGGGCTGTTCGACCAGATCTACCAGCCGGGCAAGTAA
- a CDS encoding SDR family oxidoreductase, translated as MPLTLRRLPEQVMVITGATSGIGLTTARMAAAQGARLVLAARAGDALDELAGELRARGAEVATVTADVGVPGDVERIGQAGIERFGRIDTWVNNAGISIFGRLEDISPEDHHRLFQTNFWGVVNGSLEAVKRMKTRGGGAIINIGSEVSDRAVPLQGMYSASKHAVKAFTDSLRMELEKEGAPLSVTLIKPAAIDTMFAVHARNYMDKEPALPPPIYAPEIVAEAILHAAQTPKRDLFVGGGSAAISAGARLMPRVLDYFMRGTMFKQQRSPVPTRPGRRDALYKPNPEDELRQRQGMPQRVHERSLYTSASMRSTALKTALVGGGALLAAFTLSRRLAR; from the coding sequence ATGCCTCTTACACTCCGCAGACTCCCCGAACAAGTCATGGTCATCACCGGCGCCACCAGCGGCATCGGCCTGACCACCGCCCGCATGGCCGCCGCACAGGGCGCCCGTCTGGTGCTGGCCGCCCGCGCCGGCGATGCGCTCGACGAACTGGCCGGCGAACTGCGCGCGCGCGGCGCCGAGGTCGCCACCGTGACCGCCGACGTCGGCGTCCCCGGCGATGTCGAACGCATCGGCCAGGCCGGCATCGAGCGCTTCGGCCGCATCGACACCTGGGTCAACAACGCCGGCATCTCGATCTTCGGCCGCCTCGAGGACATCTCGCCCGAAGACCACCACCGCCTGTTCCAGACCAATTTCTGGGGCGTGGTGAACGGCTCGCTGGAAGCGGTCAAGCGCATGAAGACGCGCGGCGGCGGCGCCATCATCAACATCGGCAGCGAAGTCTCGGACCGCGCCGTGCCGCTGCAAGGCATGTACTCGGCCTCCAAGCACGCGGTGAAGGCCTTCACCGACTCGCTGCGCATGGAACTGGAAAAGGAAGGCGCGCCGCTCTCGGTCACCCTGATCAAGCCGGCCGCGATCGACACCATGTTCGCGGTGCACGCCAGGAACTACATGGACAAGGAACCCGCCCTGCCCCCGCCGATCTACGCGCCGGAAATCGTGGCCGAAGCCATCCTGCACGCGGCCCAGACCCCGAAGCGCGACCTGTTCGTGGGCGGCGGCTCGGCGGCCATCTCGGCCGGCGCACGCCTGATGCCGCGCGTGCTCGACTACTTCATGCGCGGCACCATGTTCAAGCAGCAGCGCTCGCCCGTGCCGACCCGGCCGGGCCGCCGCGATGCGCTCTACAAACCGAATCCGGAAGATGAACTGCGGCAGCGCCAGGGCATGCCGCAGCGGGTCCACGAGCGCAGCCTCTACACCTCGGCCAGCATGCGCTCGACGGCCCTCAAGACCGCCCTGGTGGGCGGCGGCGCGCTGCTAGCGGCCTTCACGCTCTCGCGGCGGCTGGCTCGCTAG
- a CDS encoding porin has product MKMSIVACAVLSSSAACAAAQSDAVPSGTAGATALKEYRCTDRCDEGSRPASRAAQGSDAPAIFTVETVEDRDLNPFSGGGALTIGRQYTLEYMALNDVGDPFQGGLAGAAAPDGRRADDSVNYQGRFAGLTTGSSWGKGDIDGSPSGRAWGMSVGLSAGPLTIRAAHQNRNVAKVTRINQVGISMAAKNSIVAANMRFGWGTAYAAYSASRGWGSSPLFNPDNPYGAGIATTPSTDSRDVLAGVAIPVSHATTVLASFIRRNDRDPANRDARQIAIGASYAVSKRMDFYAAYSRIQHLNGVELGVRPGRGQAINVGMRRAF; this is encoded by the coding sequence ATGAAAATGTCAATCGTCGCATGTGCCGTGCTGAGCAGCAGCGCGGCCTGCGCCGCGGCACAGAGCGATGCCGTCCCATCCGGGACGGCGGGTGCCACGGCGCTCAAGGAATATCGCTGCACCGACCGCTGCGATGAGGGTTCCCGTCCTGCGTCCCGAGCGGCCCAGGGCAGCGACGCGCCGGCCATCTTCACCGTGGAAACGGTGGAGGACCGCGACCTGAACCCCTTCAGCGGAGGCGGCGCGCTCACGATCGGACGCCAGTACACACTCGAGTACATGGCGCTCAACGACGTGGGCGACCCCTTCCAGGGCGGCCTGGCAGGCGCCGCGGCGCCCGACGGCCGGCGCGCCGACGACAGCGTCAACTACCAGGGCCGTTTCGCCGGCCTGACCACCGGCTCTTCCTGGGGCAAGGGCGACATCGACGGTTCGCCTTCCGGCCGCGCCTGGGGCATGTCGGTCGGCCTCTCGGCCGGCCCGCTGACCATCCGCGCCGCCCACCAGAACCGCAACGTGGCCAAGGTCACGCGCATCAATCAGGTCGGCATCAGCATGGCGGCCAAGAATTCCATCGTCGCCGCCAACATGCGCTTCGGCTGGGGCACGGCCTATGCGGCCTACAGCGCCAGCCGCGGCTGGGGCAGCTCGCCGCTCTTCAATCCGGACAACCCTTACGGCGCGGGCATCGCGACCACGCCCTCGACGGACAGCCGCGACGTGCTGGCCGGGGTGGCAATTCCGGTGAGCCATGCGACCACGGTGCTGGCTTCGTTTATCCGCCGCAACGACCGCGACCCGGCCAACCGCGATGCGCGCCAGATCGCCATCGGCGCCAGCTACGCGGTGTCCAAGCGCATGGATTTCTACGCCGCCTATTCGCGCATCCAGCACCTCAATGGCGTGGAGCTGGGCGTACGGCCGGGCAGGGGGCAGGCGATCAACGTGGGCATGCGGCGCGCGTTCTGA
- a CDS encoding alpha-amylase family glycosyl hydrolase — MRYIRPLSILGLALCAAFAPLGASAQQSASAAEHVTWSRNANIYEVNIRQYTKEGSFNAFAAHLPRLRKMGVDILWLMPIHPIGEKNRKGTLGSYYAVRDYTAVNPEFGSMDDFKRLVKQAQGLGMRVIIDWVANHTAFDHPWTVQHTDWYLKNEKGEIYPVTYTDGPEPEYWTDVTGLDWKQPGLWKGMSDAMVFWVREAGIDGFRADVAAKVPTAFWLQARAEMEKIKPVFLLAEAWQPELHQAFDMTYGWDTLGIFKDIAKGKADARALKSFFAQPKVAYPEHAYRMRFTSNHDENSWHGSDSEHYGPAFRAMAVLAATLPGMPLIYGGQESGMGKRLEFFEKDPIVWGNYQHAEFYGRLLKLKHDNRALWNGQYGGGVQVLETGNDKVFAFRREKDGNVVGVAVNLSGASQQYTLPGSSAKHILAAWDYRIDAPKK, encoded by the coding sequence ATGCGCTACATCCGCCCCCTGTCCATCCTCGGCCTGGCCCTGTGCGCCGCCTTCGCTCCCCTCGGAGCATCCGCCCAGCAAAGCGCGTCGGCGGCCGAGCACGTAACATGGTCGCGCAATGCGAACATTTACGAAGTCAACATTCGCCAATACACCAAGGAAGGCAGCTTCAACGCCTTCGCCGCCCACCTGCCGCGCCTGCGCAAGATGGGCGTAGACATCCTGTGGCTGATGCCGATCCACCCGATCGGCGAGAAGAACCGCAAGGGCACGCTGGGCAGCTATTACGCGGTGCGTGACTACACCGCCGTCAATCCCGAGTTCGGCAGCATGGACGACTTCAAGCGCCTGGTGAAGCAGGCCCAGGGCCTGGGCATGCGGGTGATCATCGATTGGGTCGCCAACCACACCGCCTTCGACCATCCCTGGACGGTCCAGCACACCGACTGGTACCTGAAGAACGAAAAGGGCGAGATCTACCCGGTCACCTACACCGACGGGCCGGAACCGGAATACTGGACCGATGTGACCGGCCTGGACTGGAAGCAGCCGGGCCTGTGGAAAGGCATGAGCGATGCCATGGTCTTCTGGGTGCGCGAGGCGGGCATCGACGGCTTCCGCGCCGACGTGGCGGCCAAGGTGCCGACCGCCTTCTGGCTCCAGGCGCGCGCCGAGATGGAGAAGATCAAGCCGGTCTTCCTGCTGGCCGAAGCCTGGCAGCCCGAGCTGCACCAGGCCTTCGACATGACTTACGGCTGGGACACCCTGGGCATCTTCAAGGACATCGCCAAGGGCAAGGCCGACGCCCGCGCCCTCAAGAGCTTCTTCGCCCAGCCCAAGGTGGCCTATCCGGAGCACGCCTACCGCATGCGCTTCACCAGCAACCACGACGAGAACTCCTGGCACGGCAGCGATAGCGAGCACTACGGCCCCGCCTTCAGGGCGATGGCGGTGCTGGCCGCCACCCTGCCCGGCATGCCGCTTATTTATGGCGGCCAGGAATCGGGGATGGGCAAGCGCCTGGAATTCTTCGAGAAGGATCCCATCGTCTGGGGCAACTATCAGCACGCGGAGTTCTATGGACGCCTGCTCAAGCTCAAGCACGACAACCGGGCGCTGTGGAACGGGCAGTACGGCGGCGGGGTGCAGGTGCTGGAGACCGGCAACGACAAGGTGTTCGCCTTCCGCCGCGAAAAGGACGGCAACGTGGTCGGGGTGGCGGTCAACCTGAGCGGGGCGAGCCAGCAGTACACGCTGCCGGGCAGCAGCGCCAAGCACATCCTGGCGGCCTGGGACTACCGGATCGACGCGCCGAAGAAGTAA
- a CDS encoding helix-turn-helix transcriptional regulator translates to MSEISLLIQTLKRQLKQQGMTYRDVAAALGLSEPSVKRLFATEQFTLERVVELCNLLGFTLAELAQEAQDGQRRLRTLSAEQEAELVSNAKLLLVSVCALNHWSMEEMLAAYTLSEAECVQHLLRLDRLQLITLLPGNRIRLNVARDFDWLPDGPIRRYFHEQGMPDFLGGGFKGAGESLDFTHGMLTESAQAKLRNELRQLRVCFAQLHEESLAAPLSQRRGTALLLALREWEPAAFGALRRQRA, encoded by the coding sequence ATGTCCGAAATCAGCCTGCTCATCCAGACTCTGAAGCGCCAGCTCAAGCAGCAGGGCATGACCTATCGCGACGTCGCCGCCGCCCTCGGCCTGTCCGAGCCCAGCGTCAAGCGCCTGTTCGCGACCGAGCAGTTCACCCTGGAGCGGGTGGTCGAGCTGTGCAACCTGCTCGGCTTCACCCTGGCCGAGCTGGCCCAGGAAGCCCAGGACGGCCAGCGCCGGCTGCGCACCCTGAGCGCCGAGCAGGAAGCCGAGCTGGTCTCGAATGCCAAGCTGCTGCTGGTCTCGGTTTGCGCCCTGAACCACTGGAGCATGGAAGAGATGCTGGCGGCCTACACCCTGAGCGAGGCCGAGTGCGTCCAGCACCTGCTGCGCCTGGACCGTCTGCAATTGATCACCCTCTTGCCGGGCAACCGCATCCGCCTGAACGTGGCGCGCGATTTCGACTGGCTGCCGGACGGCCCGATCCGCCGCTACTTCCACGAGCAGGGCATGCCGGATTTCCTGGGCGGCGGCTTCAAGGGGGCGGGGGAGTCGCTCGACTTCACCCACGGCATGCTGACCGAGAGCGCCCAGGCCAAGCTGCGCAACGAGCTGCGCCAGTTGCGCGTGTGCTTCGCCCAATTGCACGAGGAAAGCCTGGCCGCGCCCCTGTCCCAGCGCCGCGGCACGGCCCTGCTGCTGGCGCTGCGCGAATGGGAGCCGGCCGCCTTCGGCGCGCTGCGCCGGCAGCGCGCCTGA
- a CDS encoding diguanylate cyclase domain-containing protein, which yields MKGLLCKFRLSSLMTLAVCATVALTVALQLVLVNHFAVRHAEEEAKLRLQQLSWQMRDSLNRIIEQAAGDARLLAALPQVTQSNDPRSTRVVLDRLQSNFPDYAWIGVAGLDGKVRASTKGLLEGADVGARPWFQAGRYGLRATDYHPAALLDKLLPRGADPWRFVDLSSPIHDAQGRLQGVLGVHLSWQWARQHARQLLTPALREYGAEILVVRGDGAVLLGPLELVEKKIDTASLRLARLGDTGALRETWPDGRNYLTGYALTGESSNPATLRWAVLVRQTEHKALAGARDLQHRMLLWSALLAVLLAGAVAVLARQLSRPMAQLGRAIEKATEATAAGLEPPPIPIVKGFHEASMLSRTLRNLVRSESESRHALLAMNERLETAVAERTAELQALLLRDVLTGLPNRRALLEALPEAMSRAQRVSRPAALLFIDMDGFKEVNDTYGHEEGDELLRQFGARLAHTVRKTDMVARLAGDEFVVVLEMLADSSDAEETARKLLARVGEGFTLRTASVVVGASIGVAIHEPGDQPDLDAWLARADHAMYAAKRSGKNCAALAALTV from the coding sequence ATGAAGGGCTTACTCTGCAAATTCCGGCTGTCGAGCCTGATGACGCTCGCCGTCTGCGCCACCGTCGCCCTGACGGTCGCGTTGCAGCTGGTGCTCGTCAATCACTTCGCCGTGCGCCACGCGGAAGAGGAAGCGAAGCTGCGCCTGCAACAGCTGTCCTGGCAGATGCGCGATTCGCTCAACCGCATCATCGAACAAGCGGCTGGCGACGCCCGCCTGCTGGCGGCCTTGCCCCAGGTGACCCAGTCCAATGACCCGCGCTCCACCCGCGTTGTGCTGGATCGACTACAGAGTAATTTCCCAGACTATGCCTGGATCGGCGTCGCCGGCCTCGACGGCAAAGTGCGTGCCTCGACCAAGGGCCTGCTGGAAGGCGCGGACGTGGGCGCCCGCCCATGGTTCCAGGCCGGCCGCTATGGCCTGCGCGCCACCGACTATCATCCTGCGGCCCTGCTCGACAAGCTGCTGCCGCGCGGCGCCGATCCGTGGCGCTTCGTCGACCTGTCCAGCCCGATCCACGACGCCCAGGGCAGGCTGCAGGGCGTGCTGGGCGTGCACCTGAGCTGGCAATGGGCGCGCCAGCATGCGCGCCAGTTGCTGACCCCGGCGCTGCGCGAGTACGGCGCCGAGATCCTGGTGGTGCGCGGCGACGGCGCCGTGCTGCTCGGTCCGCTGGAGCTGGTGGAAAAGAAGATCGATACCGCCAGCCTGCGCCTGGCCCGCCTGGGCGACACCGGCGCGCTGCGCGAGACCTGGCCGGATGGCCGCAACTACCTGACCGGCTACGCCCTGACCGGCGAATCGAGCAATCCGGCGACCTTGCGCTGGGCGGTGCTGGTGCGCCAGACCGAGCACAAGGCCCTGGCCGGGGCGCGCGACCTGCAGCACCGCATGCTGTTGTGGAGCGCCTTGCTGGCGGTGCTGCTGGCCGGCGCCGTGGCGGTGCTGGCGCGCCAGCTGAGCCGCCCGATGGCCCAGCTCGGCCGCGCGATCGAGAAGGCCACCGAAGCCACTGCTGCCGGCCTCGAGCCGCCGCCGATCCCGATCGTGAAAGGCTTCCATGAAGCCTCGATGCTGTCGCGCACGCTGCGCAACCTGGTGCGCAGCGAGTCCGAGAGCCGCCACGCGCTGCTGGCCATGAACGAGCGCCTGGAAACCGCGGTGGCCGAGCGCACCGCCGAACTGCAGGCCCTGCTGCTGCGCGACGTGCTCACCGGCCTGCCCAACCGCCGCGCGCTGCTCGAAGCCCTGCCCGAAGCGATGAGCCGGGCCCAGCGCGTCAGCCGTCCGGCGGCCCTGCTGTTCATCGACATGGACGGCTTCAAGGAGGTCAACGACACCTACGGCCACGAAGAGGGCGACGAGCTGCTGCGCCAGTTCGGCGCGCGCCTGGCCCACACGGTGCGCAAGACCGATATGGTGGCGCGGCTGGCCGGCGACGAGTTCGTGGTGGTGCTGGAGATGCTGGCCGACTCGAGCGATGCCGAGGAGACCGCCCGCAAGCTGCTCGCCCGCGTCGGCGAAGGCTTCACCCTGCGCACCGCCTCGGTGGTGGTCGGCGCCAGCATCGGCGTCGCGATCCACGAGCCGGGCGACCAGCCCGACCTCGACGCCTGGCTGGCGCGCGCCGACCACGCGATGTATGCGGCCAAGCGCTCGGGCAAGAACTGCGCCGCGCTGGCCGCGCTCACCGTGTAG